A window from Megasphaera vaginalis (ex Bordigoni et al. 2020) encodes these proteins:
- a CDS encoding amidohydrolase family protein gives MYDLVIKDAIIIDPENEQITQGSMAIKGNEIVPYEDNEPSKNIINAAGKYVSPGFIDFHTHVYSGSMYGINPDLLFPYGVTTVVDQGTVGYINFDSFYNETFSRLMKTYMFINVFPMGQPGGNMPEILNPSLLHLEKISHLLHNHKELIKGIKIKYIHNTIGEFGAIPLKMALDFGHEVGVPVCVHTTDSPASASDILALLRADDIYCHCFQGHGNTILNQNGSVPEEIFDAQQRGVILDAANGCINFDYTVAMKAFECGFEPDVISTDLTSKGFNVPGAAMARNLAFIMSKYLNIGMSIEKIIKAVTFTPARIMGLEDYIGTIKIGSNADLCLFEICNLPHSFLDANNIERIGYQYIKAEATIVDGEIVYLGAEL, from the coding sequence ATGTATGACTTGGTAATTAAAGATGCCATTATTATTGATCCGGAAAATGAGCAAATTACCCAAGGCTCAATGGCCATTAAAGGTAATGAAATAGTTCCTTATGAAGATAATGAGCCTTCTAAGAATATAATTAATGCTGCCGGAAAATATGTATCGCCAGGATTTATAGATTTTCATACGCATGTATATAGTGGGAGTATGTATGGGATAAATCCAGATTTATTATTCCCTTATGGCGTAACTACCGTAGTTGATCAAGGTACGGTAGGGTATATTAATTTTGATAGTTTCTATAATGAGACATTCTCTAGATTGATGAAAACTTATATGTTTATTAATGTGTTTCCTATGGGGCAGCCTGGGGGAAACATGCCAGAAATATTAAATCCATCTCTATTGCATTTAGAGAAAATTAGCCATTTGTTACATAACCACAAAGAACTTATTAAGGGAATAAAGATTAAATACATCCATAATACTATAGGAGAATTTGGGGCAATTCCCTTGAAAATGGCACTGGATTTTGGTCATGAAGTGGGGGTTCCGGTGTGTGTGCATACGACAGATTCGCCGGCAAGTGCCAGTGATATTTTGGCATTATTGCGCGCTGATGATATATATTGTCATTGCTTCCAGGGGCATGGAAATACTATATTGAACCAGAACGGGAGTGTGCCTGAGGAAATATTTGATGCTCAACAAAGAGGCGTAATATTGGATGCGGCGAATGGATGTATTAATTTTGATTATACGGTAGCAATGAAAGCATTTGAATGCGGATTTGAACCCGATGTTATTAGTACGGATTTAACAAGTAAAGGGTTTAATGTTCCGGGAGCAGCTATGGCAAGAAATTTAGCGTTCATTATGTCGAAATACTTGAATATTGGTATGAGTATAGAAAAAATAATTAAGGCAGTTACGTTTACACCTGCAAGAATTATGGGATTAGAGGATTATATTGGGACGATAAAGATAGGAAGTAATGCTGATCTTTGTTTGTTTGAAATATGTAACTTACCACATTCATTTTTGGATGCGAATAATATTGAAAGAATCGGCTATCAATACATTAAGGCTGAAGCAACAATTGTAGATGGGGAAATCGTTTATCTAGGAGCTGAGTTATAA
- the thiF gene encoding sulfur carrier protein ThiS adenylyltransferase ThiF, translating to MKIKLNGKETVTAAGHLYGLPHPAHAVIILNGYGMSADAPLADGDEVYIISKDELPPQDALERMLCARHTPQVYEKVKAATVAIAGLGGLGSNVAVYLARCGIGGLHLVDFDTVDVSNLNRQSYFIRDLGEKKTFALARQLREINPFLKIRTDNVKVTAENAVSLFAGDPLICEAFDGAEAKAMLVNTMLTECPDKYIVAASGMAGYGDSNAIKTRKVTDRLYVCGDGSHAARPGRGLMAPRVAICAAHEANMILKILVDLR from the coding sequence ATGAAAATCAAACTGAACGGAAAAGAAACGGTAACGGCGGCCGGCCATCTCTACGGACTGCCGCATCCCGCTCACGCCGTCATCATCCTGAACGGTTACGGCATGTCGGCAGACGCGCCCCTCGCCGACGGCGATGAAGTATACATCATTTCCAAAGACGAATTGCCGCCGCAGGACGCGCTGGAACGAATGCTTTGCGCCCGTCACACGCCGCAGGTCTATGAAAAGGTCAAAGCCGCGACCGTCGCCATTGCCGGCCTCGGCGGTCTCGGCTCCAACGTCGCCGTCTATCTGGCCCGATGCGGCATCGGCGGACTGCATCTCGTCGACTTTGATACTGTCGACGTCAGCAATCTGAACCGCCAATCCTATTTCATCCGTGATCTGGGAGAAAAAAAGACCTTCGCGCTGGCCCGGCAATTAAGAGAAATCAACCCCTTTCTAAAGATCCGCACGGATAACGTGAAAGTTACGGCGGAAAACGCCGTTTCTCTCTTTGCCGGTGACCCCCTGATCTGCGAAGCCTTTGACGGCGCCGAGGCCAAGGCCATGCTCGTCAATACGATGCTGACCGAGTGCCCCGACAAATACATCGTCGCCGCTTCCGGCATGGCCGGCTACGGTGACAGCAATGCCATCAAGACGAGAAAAGTCACGGACAGACTCTACGTCTGCGGCGACGGCAGCCATGCCGCCCGGCCCGGCCGCGGTCTGATGGCGCCGCGCGTCGCGATCTGTGCGGCCCACGAGGCCAACATGATCCTGAAAATTCTCGTCGACTTACGTTAG
- a CDS encoding thiazole synthase gives MTDDKLILGGHEFSSRFILGSGKYSVDLIQSAVEAGGAEIITMALRRVEAGQKDNIMDFIPKSITLLPNTSGARTADEAVRIARLSREIGCGDFVKIEIMTDSKYLLPDNGETVKATEILAKEGFIVLPYMYPDLYAARALVTAGAAAVMPLAAPIGTNKGLAAREFLQILINEISLPVIVDAGIGRPSQACEAMEMGAAAIMANTAIATAGDLPRMAHAFKLAVEAGRAAYLSGLGRVRDKAVASDPLTGFLGD, from the coding sequence ATGACAGATGATAAACTCATTCTCGGCGGTCACGAATTTTCGTCCCGCTTCATTCTCGGTTCCGGCAAATACAGCGTCGACTTGATTCAAAGCGCCGTCGAAGCAGGCGGCGCCGAAATCATCACGATGGCGCTGCGCCGTGTCGAAGCCGGCCAAAAAGACAACATCATGGATTTCATTCCCAAAAGCATTACGCTCCTGCCGAACACGTCCGGCGCCCGTACGGCCGATGAAGCCGTACGCATTGCCCGCCTGTCCCGGGAAATCGGCTGCGGCGACTTCGTCAAGATAGAAATCATGACCGATTCCAAATATCTCTTGCCCGATAACGGAGAAACTGTTAAGGCAACGGAAATTCTCGCCAAAGAAGGCTTCATTGTCTTGCCTTATATGTATCCCGATCTCTACGCCGCCCGCGCGCTGGTAACTGCCGGCGCCGCCGCCGTTATGCCCCTGGCCGCCCCGATCGGCACGAACAAAGGCCTGGCGGCACGGGAATTCCTGCAGATCCTGATCAACGAGATCAGCCTGCCGGTCATCGTCGATGCCGGTATCGGCCGGCCGTCACAGGCCTGTGAAGCCATGGAAATGGGGGCGGCCGCCATCATGGCCAACACGGCCATCGCCACAGCCGGCGACTTGCCGCGCATGGCCCACGCGTTCAAACTGGCGGTCGAAGCCGGCCGTGCCGCATACCTTTCCGGATTGGGACGCGTTCGGGACAAAGCCGTCGCATCCGATCCGCTTACCGGTTTTTTAGGCGATTGA
- a CDS encoding NAD(P)-dependent oxidoreductase, whose amino-acid sequence MKLGFIGFGEVGYEISKGLTDEGLKEIYAYDVMQNDAEKGHFVFERAHAVGVQLLNSGTDVVDMCDIIMMVVPGTFALKTTEGLLPSVTREKILVDLSTSLPSVKKRESQLVSKRGGNFIDGALMASLSQAHYKVPVLVSGAKCNPFIDALVPYGMNIKAITDKPGDAIAIKFVRSIYMKGIAALGAEMLEAAHVLGVEKSVIESIGTTLDGKSFDFNNDYLVVASAWHGARQAHEMSDVKKMLEDIGVDPIMTNATEKRLEWFRDLGAHEYFHEERPDHWHDIAVLWDKARSND is encoded by the coding sequence ATGAAATTAGGATTTATTGGTTTCGGTGAAGTTGGATATGAAATTAGTAAAGGGCTCACTGATGAGGGATTAAAAGAAATATATGCATATGATGTGATGCAGAATGATGCTGAGAAAGGCCATTTTGTTTTTGAGCGGGCCCATGCTGTCGGTGTTCAGCTTCTTAATTCGGGAACAGATGTAGTAGATATGTGCGATATTATTATGATGGTAGTTCCCGGAACATTTGCTCTAAAGACGACGGAAGGATTGTTGCCATCAGTAACGAGGGAAAAAATCCTTGTCGATTTATCGACTAGCTTGCCAAGCGTTAAAAAAAGAGAAAGCCAATTAGTTAGTAAACGTGGCGGTAATTTTATTGATGGGGCATTGATGGCCAGTCTTAGTCAGGCTCACTATAAAGTTCCTGTTTTAGTTTCCGGTGCGAAGTGCAATCCTTTTATTGATGCACTGGTGCCTTATGGAATGAATATTAAAGCAATTACCGATAAACCGGGTGATGCCATTGCCATCAAATTTGTTCGTAGTATTTATATGAAAGGGATTGCTGCATTAGGTGCGGAAATGCTTGAAGCAGCGCATGTATTAGGCGTTGAAAAGTCCGTTATCGAATCCATCGGTACGACTTTAGATGGTAAGAGTTTTGATTTTAATAATGATTATCTTGTTGTGGCCAGTGCTTGGCACGGAGCAAGGCAAGCCCATGAAATGAGCGATGTCAAAAAAATGCTCGAAGATATCGGCGTAGATCCCATTATGACGAATGCTACGGAAAAACGTTTGGAATGGTTTCGTGATTTGGGGGCGCATGAGTATTTCCACGAAGAAAGACCGGATCATTGGCACGATATAGCTGTTTTGTGGGATAAAGCGCGAAGCAATGATTAA
- a CDS encoding hexokinase family protein: MATIRKDDRSAWAERFYWTDDRLKTFSAAFQHELERALNGVEAAFSVQPSYLPLPAGTEQGLYLALTFAGTKVSVGRVRLFGKGYYILEKTVQRPVRTACYDDADDGTTAAAFFDFLAAAVAECVGTTPPCALGLTVPFAVAPRSPREAQLLRLLTGKAAGELLQQALERRGLARCRVKAVVNDAAASLLAAAYRYGDVAVGVVCDAGFTVCWYEPRRQMLVHAAAASFSELTGTVWDRRVDEASPQPGRQVLGKMIGGAYLAEIYRHVLCDYFDCADIPFFTTAEMNGLLQTSCLRETRHCMGRLWNRLVPPADVEHLCKIGASIFVRSAQLAGASVSAVLRHVYGNAVIPRQKIAVAGGVLTEVRGSLAVMADGMQACLAAEPSRTQVLPAYPAISRNGELVGAAVAAAMVGGEDQHCG; the protein is encoded by the coding sequence ATGGCGACGATACGTAAAGATGACCGAAGCGCTTGGGCCGAGCGGTTTTACTGGACCGACGACAGGCTGAAAACGTTTTCTGCGGCGTTTCAGCACGAGCTGGAACGGGCACTGAACGGCGTGGAGGCGGCGTTTTCGGTGCAGCCGTCGTACTTGCCGCTGCCTGCAGGTACGGAACAGGGACTCTACTTGGCGCTGACCTTCGCCGGCACCAAGGTCAGCGTTGGCCGCGTCCGTCTTTTCGGCAAAGGATACTATATCTTGGAAAAGACGGTGCAGCGTCCCGTGCGGACGGCGTGTTACGATGACGCTGACGACGGTACGACGGCAGCGGCGTTTTTTGATTTTCTCGCCGCCGCCGTTGCCGAATGCGTCGGCACAACGCCGCCTTGCGCGCTCGGACTGACCGTGCCGTTTGCCGTAGCGCCGCGTTCGCCGCGAGAAGCGCAGCTGCTTCGGCTGTTGACGGGAAAGGCCGCCGGCGAACTGCTGCAGCAGGCGCTGGAACGGCGCGGCCTGGCGCGGTGCCGCGTGAAGGCTGTCGTCAACGATGCGGCAGCATCGTTATTGGCTGCCGCGTACCGGTATGGCGATGTCGCTGTCGGCGTCGTTTGCGACGCCGGCTTTACGGTCTGCTGGTATGAACCGCGGCGGCAGATGCTCGTCCATGCGGCGGCAGCGTCGTTCAGCGAGCTGACGGGGACGGTCTGGGACCGGCGCGTTGATGAGGCTTCGCCGCAGCCGGGGCGTCAGGTGTTGGGGAAGATGATCGGCGGCGCGTATCTTGCCGAAATCTACCGACACGTCTTGTGTGATTATTTCGACTGCGCCGATATTCCGTTCTTTACGACGGCAGAGATGAACGGACTGCTGCAAACGTCTTGTCTGCGAGAGACGCGGCATTGTATGGGGCGCTTGTGGAATCGTCTCGTGCCGCCGGCGGATGTGGAGCATCTTTGCAAGATAGGGGCCTCTATTTTTGTCCGTTCCGCGCAGCTCGCCGGAGCGTCCGTTTCCGCTGTCTTGCGGCATGTGTACGGCAACGCTGTTATACCGCGACAGAAAATAGCCGTCGCCGGCGGCGTATTGACGGAAGTGCGCGGCAGTCTGGCGGTCATGGCTGACGGCATGCAGGCCTGTCTGGCGGCCGAGCCGAGCCGGACGCAGGTGCTCCCGGCGTACCCCGCCATCAGCCGGAATGGAGAGCTTGTCGGTGCCGCCGTCGCTGCGGCAATGGTCGGCGGCGAAGATCAGCATTGCGGCTGA
- a CDS encoding thiamine phosphate synthase: MGKIIAITNRLLSRRDFWDQIELIAASPVDAIVLREKTLSEEDYFDYAKKTLQICNVHQTQCILHTFGKAAVRLHVPRFQCSLEYLETHSSIRYYMSTLGVSVHTAAEARKAELLGATYIVASHVFPTSCKPDDPPIGVSTLRDICGAVSLPVYALGGITPQTVHELEDVPTAGIVVMSGLMQCDDANAYVAELKK, translated from the coding sequence ATGGGTAAAATTATTGCAATAACCAATCGCCTTCTTTCACGCCGTGATTTTTGGGATCAGATCGAACTGATCGCCGCTTCCCCGGTCGACGCCATCGTACTGCGGGAAAAGACACTGTCCGAAGAAGACTATTTTGATTACGCAAAAAAAACGCTGCAGATCTGTAACGTTCACCAAACGCAATGTATTCTCCATACCTTCGGAAAAGCGGCGGTCCGTCTCCACGTTCCCCGTTTTCAGTGTTCCTTGGAATACTTGGAGACCCACTCCTCCATCCGCTACTACATGTCCACGCTGGGAGTATCGGTACACACGGCGGCAGAAGCGCGCAAAGCCGAGCTTCTCGGCGCGACGTACATCGTTGCCAGCCACGTGTTCCCGACGAGCTGCAAGCCCGATGATCCGCCGATCGGCGTTTCCACATTGCGGGACATTTGCGGCGCCGTCTCTCTTCCCGTCTACGCACTGGGCGGAATCACGCCGCAGACGGTACACGAACTGGAAGACGTCCCTACTGCCGGCATCGTCGTCATGTCCGGTCTCATGCAGTGTGACGACGCCAATGCCTACGTCGCCGAATTGAAGAAATGA
- a CDS encoding LysR family transcriptional regulator: MHIHDIQAFLAIAQTRNMSRAAENLFITQTAITHRLQNLENELGLTLFERGRGIKEITLTPSGEDFMPIARRWESLTIEMAHFKKAGESLHLSFGSVQLLNDFIFPTLFHQLFLHEPTIHLEIHTEHTTELYPRVDQRMIDIAVVWRNMKYPNIKCIPWKQTPMVLLKSGSPKTAGRILVKNNRLNTKSEIYVPWTPEFKAWHDDHWPSDIFTSPTMLTGSPLLLQLLQDTDRWAIAPLWLAQRAIKSGNFTYALLDEPPKNLTAYIITHKSPRPSTKRALDLLSEYLKDFKI; the protein is encoded by the coding sequence ATGCACATACACGACATCCAAGCTTTCTTAGCTATTGCACAAACCCGCAATATGAGCCGTGCTGCAGAAAACCTATTTATTACCCAAACAGCAATAACTCATAGACTCCAAAATTTGGAAAATGAATTGGGACTAACACTGTTTGAGCGAGGCAGAGGCATAAAAGAAATTACCCTAACACCTTCGGGAGAGGATTTCATGCCTATTGCAAGACGTTGGGAATCTCTCACAATAGAAATGGCTCATTTTAAGAAAGCCGGTGAAAGTCTCCACCTATCCTTTGGATCAGTACAATTACTTAATGATTTTATTTTCCCTACATTATTCCACCAGCTTTTCTTGCATGAACCGACTATTCACCTGGAAATTCATACCGAACACACTACAGAATTGTATCCTCGCGTAGACCAACGCATGATAGATATTGCTGTCGTTTGGCGCAATATGAAATATCCCAATATAAAGTGTATTCCGTGGAAACAAACACCTATGGTTTTATTGAAATCCGGGTCTCCCAAAACAGCCGGTCGTATTTTAGTAAAAAACAATCGTTTAAACACAAAATCAGAAATATATGTTCCTTGGACACCCGAATTCAAGGCATGGCATGATGACCATTGGCCTTCTGACATTTTTACATCTCCGACAATGCTGACAGGATCACCTTTACTCTTGCAACTCTTGCAGGATACGGACCGCTGGGCAATTGCGCCCTTATGGCTTGCCCAACGCGCCATAAAATCAGGCAACTTCACCTATGCCTTACTAGATGAGCCCCCTAAAAATCTGACAGCCTATATAATTACTCATAAGTCCCCTCGCCCCAGCACAAAACGAGCACTAGATCTTTTATCAGAGTATCTGAAAGATTTCAAAATTTAA
- the thiS gene encoding sulfur carrier protein ThiS produces MIRINGSEIAAATLPLLTYLQERGFRTDRIAVELNGAIVKRGDYAATLLKDGDTAEIVHFVGGG; encoded by the coding sequence ATGATTCGCATCAATGGCAGCGAAATTGCCGCTGCAACCTTGCCGTTGCTGACGTATTTGCAGGAACGCGGCTTTCGGACCGACCGCATTGCCGTCGAACTGAACGGCGCCATTGTCAAGCGCGGCGATTATGCCGCAACGCTGCTGAAAGACGGCGATACGGCGGAGATCGTCCACTTCGTCGGCGGCGGCTGA
- the thiH gene encoding 2-iminoacetate synthase ThiH: MAEKRIDHMHYLPDMDILDSDMLEQVLTHHAAFRDEDYDSADVTAALANPHLEPRDFMALLSKAALPHLEEMACKARAVTRRHFGNSVNLFTPIYFANYCENYCIYCGFNSHNKIQRARLTDDELHRECRNIAVSGLEEVLMLTGESRHMSDVAYIGNAIRIARQYFRVVGVEIYPVNVDEYRFLHECGADYVTVFQETYNADKYETLHLAGHKRIFPYRFYAQERAILGGMRGVGFAALLGLDDYQKDAVATGMHAWLMQRKYPHAEISLSCPRLRPIINNDKINPKDVDERRLVQIICAYRLFLPFASITVSSRENAHFRNNIIKIAANKVSAGVCVGIGGHLEESGQEKGDEQFEISDNRSFDEMYAAVKAAGMQPVTSEYIYV; encoded by the coding sequence ATGGCAGAAAAACGAATTGACCACATGCATTACTTACCGGACATGGATATCCTCGATTCGGATATGCTCGAACAGGTTTTAACGCACCACGCCGCCTTCCGCGACGAAGATTACGACAGCGCCGATGTGACGGCCGCCCTCGCCAACCCCCACCTGGAACCGCGCGACTTCATGGCCCTCTTATCGAAAGCGGCGCTGCCCCATTTGGAGGAAATGGCCTGCAAAGCCCGGGCCGTCACACGCCGCCACTTCGGCAATTCCGTCAATCTCTTCACGCCGATCTATTTCGCCAATTATTGCGAAAATTACTGCATTTACTGCGGTTTCAATTCTCATAATAAGATCCAGCGCGCCCGCCTGACGGACGACGAACTGCACAGGGAATGTCGGAACATCGCCGTCTCGGGACTGGAAGAAGTCCTCATGCTCACCGGCGAAAGCCGTCATATGTCGGACGTCGCCTATATCGGCAATGCCATCCGGATCGCCCGTCAGTATTTCCGCGTCGTCGGCGTCGAAATCTATCCCGTAAACGTCGATGAATACCGGTTTCTCCATGAATGCGGCGCAGATTACGTCACCGTTTTCCAGGAAACGTACAACGCCGATAAGTATGAAACACTGCATCTGGCGGGACACAAACGGATCTTCCCTTACCGCTTCTACGCGCAGGAGCGAGCCATTCTCGGCGGCATGCGCGGCGTCGGCTTCGCCGCTCTCCTCGGTCTCGACGATTACCAAAAAGACGCCGTAGCGACGGGCATGCACGCCTGGCTCATGCAGCGCAAATATCCGCACGCCGAAATCTCCCTCTCCTGCCCGCGTCTGCGGCCGATCATCAACAACGATAAGATCAATCCGAAAGATGTCGACGAACGGCGTCTCGTCCAGATCATCTGCGCCTACCGACTCTTCCTGCCCTTCGCTTCGATTACCGTATCGAGCCGCGAGAACGCCCATTTCCGCAACAATATCATCAAAATTGCCGCCAATAAGGTCTCTGCCGGCGTTTGTGTCGGCATTGGCGGCCATCTGGAAGAGTCGGGCCAAGAAAAGGGCGACGAACAATTTGAAATCAGCGACAACCGCTCCTTCGACGAAATGTACGCAGCCGTAAAAGCGGCCGGCATGCAGCCTGTCACAAGTGAATATATCTATGTATAA
- a CDS encoding cysteine hydrolase family protein — translation MSILYVIIDMQNDFVTGPLGTAEAKAVAPKIAAKIQDLKRSGASDYDILFTKDTHDEDYLFTQEGRKLPVPHCIRNTPGWNICRELLPYSLFATILQKPTFGCTDLVGEAAPYDEITVMGVCTDICVISNALLLKAFYPEKKISVDSSCCAGSSPEDHERALQSMAACHIDIV, via the coding sequence ATGAGCATACTCTATGTCATCATCGATATGCAAAATGATTTCGTCACCGGTCCCCTCGGCACGGCGGAAGCCAAAGCTGTCGCCCCGAAAATCGCCGCCAAGATTCAAGACCTGAAACGAAGCGGCGCCAGTGATTACGATATCCTCTTTACCAAAGACACGCACGATGAAGATTACCTGTTCACCCAGGAAGGCCGGAAACTGCCGGTACCGCACTGTATCCGCAACACGCCGGGCTGGAACATTTGCCGGGAACTGCTGCCTTACTCGCTCTTTGCCACGATCCTGCAAAAACCGACCTTCGGCTGCACCGATCTGGTCGGCGAAGCGGCCCCCTATGACGAAATTACCGTAATGGGCGTCTGTACCGACATCTGCGTTATTTCCAACGCGCTCCTGCTCAAAGCCTTCTATCCGGAAAAGAAAATCAGCGTCGACAGCTCCTGCTGCGCCGGTTCCTCGCCGGAAGACCATGAACGGGCCCTGCAATCAATGGCAGCGTGCCATATCGATATTGTATAG
- a CDS encoding MFS transporter → MKASKFRYWIIFMVLLIMTINYIDRGALAYAQQDIIREFGLNSSQWGSIQGFFGYGYIFGGLFGGILADKKGPRFVWIVFVTIWSVFVAMTAYAGELGMSLFGGSAMAGFFVVRTMFGFSEGPSFVSMSRTLANWVAPGERTFTSSITLIGTPLGSVITAPVAVFLISFFNWRTAFLILGGLGVIWVLLFSRIFTNLPEENIRVNKEEIKLIRSGVDNDVVASEKEKQQSHWYDFFKNPAYLFNTVGFFAISYIIFMLLTWTPKYLQDVYGMSLKSLWYLGMIPWIGPIFSTPLGGRIADFIFKKTGNLRIARNSVAMASLLLSGASFICIPFAGSMTAVLTLMALGNTAALASNSIYWSNLIDIDPTRTGAFGGIMHFLGQTAAMLAPTITGIMVTTYGYNAGFVLAGTICLLGVISAYFVTFHHKHASI, encoded by the coding sequence ATGAAAGCATCTAAATTTAGATATTGGATCATATTTATGGTTCTGTTAATAATGACGATTAATTATATTGATAGAGGTGCATTGGCCTATGCTCAACAAGATATTATTAGGGAATTTGGATTAAATTCATCTCAATGGGGAAGCATACAGGGATTCTTTGGATATGGATATATTTTTGGTGGTCTCTTTGGGGGGATTCTTGCTGATAAAAAGGGCCCTCGTTTCGTCTGGATTGTATTTGTAACAATTTGGTCAGTATTCGTTGCTATGACTGCCTATGCAGGTGAATTAGGGATGAGTCTTTTTGGCGGTTCAGCTATGGCGGGCTTCTTTGTTGTTAGAACTATGTTCGGTTTTTCAGAAGGGCCGTCCTTTGTCTCTATGAGTCGTACTTTAGCTAATTGGGTAGCGCCAGGAGAAAGAACATTTACTTCTTCAATTACGTTGATAGGAACTCCTTTAGGATCTGTTATTACTGCTCCGGTAGCAGTGTTTTTGATTTCCTTCTTCAATTGGAGAACTGCATTTCTGATTTTAGGGGGCTTGGGAGTGATTTGGGTTTTATTGTTCTCGAGGATTTTCACAAACTTACCAGAAGAAAATATTCGAGTCAATAAAGAAGAAATAAAACTGATACGGTCCGGAGTGGATAATGATGTAGTTGCATCAGAAAAGGAAAAACAGCAATCTCATTGGTATGATTTCTTTAAAAATCCAGCGTATTTATTCAATACTGTCGGCTTTTTCGCAATAAGTTATATTATTTTTATGTTGCTCACATGGACGCCGAAGTATTTGCAAGATGTATATGGAATGAGTCTTAAATCATTGTGGTATTTAGGGATGATACCTTGGATTGGACCTATTTTTTCTACACCATTAGGCGGAAGAATTGCTGATTTCATTTTTAAAAAGACTGGAAATCTCAGAATAGCAAGAAATAGCGTTGCGATGGCTTCATTGCTTCTTTCGGGAGCTTCCTTTATTTGTATTCCTTTTGCGGGAAGTATGACCGCAGTTCTAACTTTGATGGCATTGGGAAATACAGCTGCGCTTGCCTCCAATTCTATTTATTGGAGTAATTTGATTGATATTGACCCAACTAGGACGGGCGCTTTTGGTGGAATTATGCATTTTTTGGGACAAACAGCAGCTATGTTAGCGCCTACTATTACAGGGATAATGGTCACAACTTATGGATATAATGCCGGATTTGTATTAGCGGGGACAATTTGTTTGTTAGGAGTCATTAGTGCATATTTTGTAACATTCCATCATAAACATGCATCTATATAA
- a CDS encoding RraA family protein, with product MNNVGCKIVENFERPSKELVNLFQGMPVANIDDCMNRTAAVRSDISPLNHAPLLGTAFTVKVPEGDNLMFHAAMDMAKPGDVIVIDAGGDANRAIFGELMITYCKKRGLAGVIVDGAIRDAGEIAEMDFPVYAKGVTPNGPYKNGPGEINTVISFGGKVVCPGDIIVGDADGIIVIKPEEAEEVAAATRKVMEKEAGIMKHITEDGTYIRPWVADKLKEIGAEIVK from the coding sequence ATGAATAATGTTGGGTGTAAAATTGTTGAAAATTTTGAAAGACCGTCGAAGGAACTGGTAAATTTATTTCAAGGAATGCCGGTTGCCAATATTGATGATTGTATGAATCGTACGGCTGCTGTGCGCTCTGATATATCCCCGTTAAACCATGCACCGTTATTAGGGACTGCTTTTACCGTTAAAGTTCCAGAAGGAGATAATTTGATGTTCCACGCTGCGATGGATATGGCAAAACCGGGGGATGTCATCGTTATTGATGCCGGAGGAGATGCTAATCGGGCTATTTTTGGCGAATTAATGATCACCTATTGCAAAAAAAGAGGACTGGCCGGCGTTATTGTGGATGGCGCTATTCGTGATGCAGGCGAAATAGCAGAAATGGACTTTCCTGTATATGCCAAAGGGGTAACGCCTAACGGCCCATATAAAAATGGCCCCGGTGAAATTAACACAGTGATTTCCTTTGGAGGGAAGGTAGTTTGTCCCGGCGATATTATTGTAGGAGATGCAGACGGCATCATTGTAATTAAGCCGGAAGAAGCAGAAGAAGTTGCTGCGGCTACTAGAAAAGTCATGGAAAAAGAAGCGGGGATTATGAAACATATTACTGAAGATGGTACGTATATCCGTCCTTGGGTAGCCGATAAGTTAAAAGAAATAGGTGCTGAGATCGTAAAATAG